The following proteins come from a genomic window of Vidua chalybeata isolate OUT-0048 chromosome 2, bVidCha1 merged haplotype, whole genome shotgun sequence:
- the LOC128784709 gene encoding lysozyme g-like isoform X2, with protein sequence MIPMLLLLGLSAFVAPSMSYSCYGDISALQAPPVSCTPVRASDCGYAMIRRTAEADLTRLRRYEIPIKRVARNLCLDPALIGAIMSQESRVGLLLDNGWDQGRQKYGLMQISRQQPYVQLQPYVAWDSEEHINQCSNILVLSINEVRARHPTWTWDRQLRGGICTYHAKMGNLQVYEEDPCSTDYNYVNSVIRRAQYFKRNGF encoded by the exons ATGATCCCCATGCTGCTCTTGCTGGGTCTTTCAGCCTTTGTTG CTCCATCCATGAGCTACAGTTGCTATGGCGATATAAGTGCTCTTCAAGCCCCCCCAGTCTCCTGTACACCTGTAAGAGCCTCTGATTGTG GATATGCCATGATACGGAGGACTGCTGAGGCAGACCTCACACGCCTGAGGAGATACGAGATCCCAATTAAGAGAGTAGCCAGAAACCTCTGCTTGGACCCAGCGCTCATCGGTGCCATCATGTCCCAGGAGAGCCGTGTCGGCCTGCTCCTGGACAATGGCTGGGACCAGGGACGGCAGAAGTACGGCCTGATGCAG ATCAGCAGGCAGCAACCTTATGTGCAACTGCAACCTTATGTGGCGTGGGATAGTGAAGAACACATAAATCAGTGCTCAAATATCCTGGTTCTTTCCATTAATGAAGTACGGGCAAGACATCCTACCTGGACCTGGGACCGGCAGCTGAGAG GAGGAATCTGCACCTACCATGCAAAAATGGGCAACCTCCAGGTCTATGAGGAGGACCCATGCAGCACAGACTACAACTATGTCAACAGCGTGATTAGGCGAGCCCAGTACTTCAAGAGAAATGGGTTCTAG
- the LOC128784709 gene encoding lysozyme g-like isoform X1, producing the protein METSGNCTSRANTRGCALQVWTLMLDLYALAGFEQYCSEILCAQTAPFNISAPSMSYSCYGDISALQAPPVSCTPVRASDCGYAMIRRTAEADLTRLRRYEIPIKRVARNLCLDPALIGAIMSQESRVGLLLDNGWDQGRQKYGLMQISRQQPYVQLQPYVAWDSEEHINQCSNILVLSINEVRARHPTWTWDRQLRGGICTYHAKMGNLQVYEEDPCSTDYNYVNSVIRRAQYFKRNGF; encoded by the exons ATGGAGACCAGTGGCAACTGCACAAGCAGGGCCAACACAAGAGGATGTGCATTGCAGGTCTGGACTCTCATGCTTGACTTGTATGCACTTGCAGGATTTGAACAATACTGCTCTGAGATCTTATGTGCTCAAACAGCTCCGTTTAATATTTCAGCTCCATCCATGAGCTACAGTTGCTATGGCGATATAAGTGCTCTTCAAGCCCCCCCAGTCTCCTGTACACCTGTAAGAGCCTCTGATTGTG GATATGCCATGATACGGAGGACTGCTGAGGCAGACCTCACACGCCTGAGGAGATACGAGATCCCAATTAAGAGAGTAGCCAGAAACCTCTGCTTGGACCCAGCGCTCATCGGTGCCATCATGTCCCAGGAGAGCCGTGTCGGCCTGCTCCTGGACAATGGCTGGGACCAGGGACGGCAGAAGTACGGCCTGATGCAG ATCAGCAGGCAGCAACCTTATGTGCAACTGCAACCTTATGTGGCGTGGGATAGTGAAGAACACATAAATCAGTGCTCAAATATCCTGGTTCTTTCCATTAATGAAGTACGGGCAAGACATCCTACCTGGACCTGGGACCGGCAGCTGAGAG GAGGAATCTGCACCTACCATGCAAAAATGGGCAACCTCCAGGTCTATGAGGAGGACCCATGCAGCACAGACTACAACTATGTCAACAGCGTGATTAGGCGAGCCCAGTACTTCAAGAGAAATGGGTTCTAG
- the LOC128784709 gene encoding lysozyme g-like isoform X3, whose protein sequence is MCKSAFSYAAGYAMIRRTAEADLTRLRRYEIPIKRVARNLCLDPALIGAIMSQESRVGLLLDNGWDQGRQKYGLMQISRQQPYVQLQPYVAWDSEEHINQCSNILVLSINEVRARHPTWTWDRQLRGGICTYHAKMGNLQVYEEDPCSTDYNYVNSVIRRAQYFKRNGF, encoded by the exons ATGTGTAAGTCTGCCTTTTCCTACGCCGCAGGATATGCCATGATACGGAGGACTGCTGAGGCAGACCTCACACGCCTGAGGAGATACGAGATCCCAATTAAGAGAGTAGCCAGAAACCTCTGCTTGGACCCAGCGCTCATCGGTGCCATCATGTCCCAGGAGAGCCGTGTCGGCCTGCTCCTGGACAATGGCTGGGACCAGGGACGGCAGAAGTACGGCCTGATGCAG ATCAGCAGGCAGCAACCTTATGTGCAACTGCAACCTTATGTGGCGTGGGATAGTGAAGAACACATAAATCAGTGCTCAAATATCCTGGTTCTTTCCATTAATGAAGTACGGGCAAGACATCCTACCTGGACCTGGGACCGGCAGCTGAGAG GAGGAATCTGCACCTACCATGCAAAAATGGGCAACCTCCAGGTCTATGAGGAGGACCCATGCAGCACAGACTACAACTATGTCAACAGCGTGATTAGGCGAGCCCAGTACTTCAAGAGAAATGGGTTCTAG